One Pullulanibacillus sp. KACC 23026 DNA segment encodes these proteins:
- a CDS encoding cbb3-type cytochrome c oxidase subunit I has translation MNNSHFFVTGDPMILGADISIIVASLGILFVLTYFKLWGWLWREWLTTVDHKKIGIMYVIAALLMLFRGGVDAILMRIQLAYPNMHFLEAEHYNEIFTTHGTIMILFMAMPLIFAMMNIAIPLQIGARDVAYPFLNAISFWLFFMGAMLLNLSFVIGGSPNAGWVGYPPLSELALNPGPGENFYILSIQISGIGSLATGINFLITILKMRAPGMKLMDMPLFTWSILATSIIIIAAFPVLTIVMALLFLDRFGGGHFFTMTGGGDPMMYVNLFWIWGHPEVYIVVLPAFGIFSEVVSVFSKKRTFGYTSMVVSLMLIAFYSYFTWVHHFFTMGAGADVNTFFAVSTMLIAIPTGVKIFNWLLTMYKGRVKMTEPMLWTLGFIPCFLVGGATGVMLAVAPADYQYHNNYFLIAHFHQVLIGGTVFGMFAGLTYWWPKMFGFKLNLTLGKWAFWCWNIGWYVCFMPQYALGFMGMTRRIYTYGWDRGWAPYNLVSTIGAFIMAIGFLFQVWQIVYSIKYGERDTTGDPWDAHTLEWSIPSPAPYYNFARVPDVTGVGKDAWWEAKKENEKDAYRELVKEEPLEPIHYPKNSGIPFFMGVFFFIAGFGFTFHWIWMGVIGLAGVGLCLITRSFQYDTDYYIPVEEIRATEARLGREL, from the coding sequence ATGAATAATTCACACTTTTTTGTAACAGGTGACCCGATGATTCTAGGGGCAGATATTTCAATTATCGTCGCAAGTTTAGGGATTCTATTTGTTCTCACCTATTTCAAATTGTGGGGATGGTTGTGGCGTGAATGGTTAACAACGGTTGACCATAAGAAAATTGGGATCATGTACGTCATTGCGGCGCTGCTGATGCTTTTCCGCGGCGGCGTCGATGCCATACTCATGAGGATTCAGTTGGCTTATCCAAATATGCATTTCTTGGAAGCCGAGCACTATAATGAAATCTTCACCACGCACGGAACGATCATGATTTTATTCATGGCCATGCCTCTCATCTTTGCCATGATGAACATTGCGATTCCGCTTCAAATAGGCGCGCGTGATGTGGCCTATCCATTTTTGAATGCCATTAGCTTTTGGCTATTCTTTATGGGGGCTATGTTACTGAACCTCTCCTTTGTTATAGGGGGTTCCCCAAACGCAGGATGGGTTGGTTACCCACCGCTTTCGGAGCTTGCCTTAAATCCTGGTCCTGGAGAAAACTTCTACATACTGTCCATTCAGATCTCTGGAATAGGAAGTTTGGCTACAGGAATTAATTTCTTAATCACCATTTTGAAAATGCGGGCACCTGGTATGAAGCTTATGGATATGCCGCTTTTTACTTGGTCCATTTTGGCTACTTCGATCATTATTATCGCGGCTTTCCCTGTCCTAACAATTGTTATGGCTCTCTTATTCCTTGACCGATTTGGAGGTGGGCATTTCTTCACTATGACCGGTGGCGGAGACCCGATGATGTATGTCAACCTCTTCTGGATCTGGGGGCATCCTGAAGTTTACATTGTTGTCTTGCCAGCCTTTGGAATTTTTTCAGAAGTGGTCAGTGTCTTTTCGAAAAAACGGACATTTGGTTACACTTCAATGGTCGTATCTCTAATGCTCATCGCTTTCTATTCTTATTTCACTTGGGTTCACCACTTCTTCACAATGGGCGCAGGTGCTGATGTCAATACCTTCTTTGCCGTCTCCACCATGCTTATCGCGATTCCAACAGGGGTTAAGATATTCAACTGGCTGCTCACCATGTACAAAGGGCGAGTTAAAATGACCGAGCCCATGTTATGGACGTTAGGTTTCATTCCATGTTTCTTAGTAGGCGGTGCAACAGGTGTCATGCTTGCTGTTGCCCCTGCGGACTATCAATATCACAACAACTATTTCCTTATTGCTCACTTCCACCAAGTTCTAATTGGCGGAACCGTGTTCGGAATGTTTGCCGGCCTCACCTATTGGTGGCCGAAGATGTTTGGTTTCAAGCTGAATTTAACGCTTGGAAAATGGGCCTTCTGGTGCTGGAATATTGGCTGGTATGTCTGCTTCATGCCTCAATACGCCCTTGGATTTATGGGGATGACGCGACGGATTTATACCTATGGATGGGACCGCGGTTGGGCGCCTTATAACTTGGTGTCAACCATTGGCGCTTTCATCATGGCAATTGGCTTCCTATTTCAGGTTTGGCAAATCGTTTATAGCATAAAGTACGGTGAGCGGGATACAACTGGGGATCCTTGGGATGCTCATACTCTCGAGTGGTCCATTCCGTCTCCGGCCCCTTACTATAACTTTGCCAGAGTACCTGACGTAACAGGAGTAGGGAAAGACGCTTGGTGGGAAGCGAAAAAGGAAAATGAAAAGGATGCTTACAGAGAATTGGTTAAAGAAGAACCACTTGAACCGATTCATTATCCAAAAAATTCGGGTATTCCTTTTTTCATGGGGGTTTTCTTCTTCATTGCCGGTTTCGGATTCACCTTCCATTGGATTTGGATGGGTGTTATCGGACTTGCCGGGGTTGGATTATGTCTGATCACACGCTCCTTCCAATATGACACGGATTATTATATTCCTGTTGAAGAAATCCGCGCGACCGAAGCACGTTTAGGGAGGGAACTCTAA
- the qoxA gene encoding cytochrome aa3 quinol oxidase subunit II, with protein MKLRPLKWIMFALIPTILSGCSKNYVVFNPQGPVAKEEYNLIILSMILCAIVVIPVMILLFFIVSRFRDRPGNNAPYEPDWSESTILEVIWWGIPIVIVAFLAIYTGKSIFTLVKPPPVTGKTPITIQVTSLDWKWLFQYPDQKVATVNYVEIPAGVPVQFELTSGSAMNSFWVPELGGQEYSMAGMNMRLWLQADKPGTYFGTGANFTGEQFAHMRFNVIAKSQADFNNWVKHVKATAPPMTQSKYDAITAPGTSKQLSFSSFPANSFEKMVQKYGRHTDMHKNKDITSLDGEGVSGTD; from the coding sequence ATGAAGTTAAGACCATTAAAATGGATCATGTTTGCCCTCATCCCTACAATTCTTTCGGGATGCAGCAAAAATTATGTTGTATTCAACCCTCAAGGGCCTGTTGCTAAGGAAGAATATAACTTAATTATCCTTTCCATGATTCTATGTGCGATTGTCGTTATCCCTGTAATGATTTTGCTTTTCTTCATTGTTTCCCGCTTTCGGGACCGACCCGGAAATAACGCTCCATATGAGCCTGATTGGTCAGAAAGCACCATCCTTGAAGTTATTTGGTGGGGGATTCCAATTGTAATTGTCGCGTTTTTAGCTATTTACACTGGAAAGTCCATTTTCACCCTGGTCAAACCACCACCAGTTACGGGCAAGACACCCATAACGATTCAAGTGACCTCACTTGATTGGAAATGGCTCTTTCAATACCCAGATCAAAAGGTGGCAACGGTCAACTATGTTGAAATCCCTGCTGGTGTTCCCGTTCAATTTGAGTTGACTTCAGGTTCTGCTATGAACTCATTTTGGGTTCCTGAACTTGGCGGTCAAGAATACTCTATGGCTGGAATGAATATGCGGCTTTGGCTTCAAGCTGACAAACCTGGTACCTATTTTGGCACTGGGGCCAACTTCACAGGTGAACAGTTTGCCCATATGCGTTTTAACGTCATTGCCAAATCTCAAGCCGATTTTAATAATTGGGTGAAACATGTCAAAGCCACCGCTCCGCCGATGACCCAATCCAAATATGATGCTATTACAGCACCGGGTACTTCCAAACAGTTGTCGTTCTCATCGTTCCCTGCAAATAGCTTTGAAAAGATGGTTCAAAAATACGGACGCCACACTGATATGCACAAGAATAAAGACATTACAAGTCTAGATGGCGAAGGTGTGTCCGGTACCGACTAG
- a CDS encoding MDR family MFS transporter, translating into MQVSYNRGLIVAVLLAGSFIAILNQTLMITAIPPIMQEMHVTANTAQWLTTVFMLVNGVMIPISAFLVEKYTTRQLYLTAMIIFIIGTLIAAVAPNFGVLLVGRVVQSAGAGIIFPLMQTIFLLIYPANQRGQAMGLVGLVISFAPAIGPALSGWVIAAFSWRVLFIIILPIALIVTVVGAIAMKNVTEQTNPKIDVVSMILSTLGFGGLLYGFTAAGNNGWGSSSTVFSLSIGVLSLLLFVTKQLRMEQPVLEFRVFRYPIFTITTIIGMIGFLGLIGSETLIPLFMQNMRGYSAMQSGIAILPGALITGFLSPLTGRLFDRYGAKWLTISGLIIMTVATWLFSTLTVSTTMFFITILYSIRMLGQVMVMMPASTAGLNELPRRLIPHGSAMGNTLRQVAASVGTAILVTVMTTAAEANAKAPHGMTPAILGVNRAFFIVLLLTAAALCLSFFIKKTSPPEEEILRLPKTSRAKRARA; encoded by the coding sequence GTGCAGGTTTCTTACAACAGAGGGCTAATTGTAGCGGTATTATTAGCAGGCTCTTTTATTGCCATACTCAACCAAACGCTGATGATTACGGCCATACCTCCGATTATGCAAGAAATGCATGTGACGGCTAATACGGCTCAATGGCTGACAACGGTCTTTATGCTTGTTAATGGGGTCATGATTCCGATCAGCGCTTTTTTAGTAGAAAAGTATACAACTAGACAATTATATTTAACGGCGATGATTATCTTTATTATAGGGACGTTGATTGCAGCGGTCGCACCTAATTTTGGGGTTTTATTAGTAGGGCGCGTCGTTCAATCAGCAGGGGCGGGCATCATCTTTCCACTTATGCAAACCATCTTTCTTCTTATATATCCGGCCAATCAGAGGGGGCAGGCGATGGGATTAGTCGGGCTGGTCATTTCCTTTGCCCCTGCCATTGGACCAGCTTTGTCAGGCTGGGTGATCGCCGCCTTCTCTTGGCGCGTTTTATTTATCATTATTTTGCCGATCGCGCTAATCGTTACGGTTGTAGGGGCGATCGCAATGAAAAATGTAACAGAGCAGACGAATCCAAAAATAGATGTCGTCTCCATGATATTGTCGACCTTAGGATTTGGCGGCTTGCTTTACGGCTTTACAGCAGCTGGGAATAATGGATGGGGCAGCAGTTCGACCGTGTTCTCTTTAAGCATTGGCGTCTTATCGCTACTCCTTTTTGTTACAAAACAACTGAGGATGGAGCAGCCGGTCTTGGAGTTTAGAGTATTTCGATATCCTATTTTTACGATTACAACTATTATCGGAATGATTGGCTTTTTGGGGTTGATTGGGTCCGAAACGTTAATTCCTCTTTTTATGCAAAATATGAGAGGTTACAGTGCGATGCAATCGGGAATTGCTATTTTACCGGGGGCATTGATTACAGGCTTTCTATCGCCATTAACGGGAAGGTTGTTTGACCGTTATGGCGCCAAGTGGCTGACAATTAGTGGTCTTATTATTATGACTGTAGCTACCTGGTTATTTTCAACACTCACGGTATCCACAACGATGTTTTTTATTACCATTCTTTACAGCATTCGAATGCTCGGTCAAGTGATGGTCATGATGCCGGCCTCTACAGCAGGGTTAAATGAGCTCCCTAGACGATTAATTCCCCATGGGTCAGCGATGGGGAATACGCTCCGCCAAGTGGCAGCATCTGTAGGGACTGCCATTCTAGTAACGGTTATGACGACAGCAGCAGAAGCGAACGCGAAGGCGCCTCATGGTATGACACCGGCCATTCTCGGTGTAAATCGTGCCTTCTTTATTGTATTGCTCCTAACAGCAGCCGCTTTATGTTTATCTTTTTTCATAAAGAAAACGAGTCCGCCTGAGGAGGAGATACTTCGCCTTCCCAAAACCTCTCGGGCAAAACGGGCCCGAGCCTAA
- a CDS encoding phosphoadenylyl-sulfate reductase, whose amino-acid sequence MITYNSWGEAAHPNFSYDDALKGSKKVLEWAYEEYGEEIVYACSFGIEGIVLIDLISKVNPTAKVVFLDTDFHFKETYELIDKVKAIYPALNIVMQKPELTPGEQAVQYGEALWKSQPDLCCSIRKVEPLKKVLTGPKAWLSGLRREQSVTRANVEFLNLDHKFKMIKVCPLIHWTEDEIWAYVKAFGLPYNPLHDQGYPSIGCEYCTLPVAAGGDSRSGRWSSFNKTECGLHTR is encoded by the coding sequence ATGATTACTTATAATAGTTGGGGTGAAGCGGCTCATCCAAACTTTTCATACGATGATGCACTAAAAGGAAGTAAGAAGGTTTTGGAATGGGCCTATGAAGAATATGGTGAAGAAATCGTCTATGCCTGCAGTTTTGGCATTGAGGGGATTGTCTTAATTGATTTGATCAGTAAAGTTAATCCGACAGCAAAAGTTGTTTTTCTTGATACGGACTTTCACTTTAAAGAAACCTATGAGTTGATTGATAAAGTAAAGGCGATTTATCCAGCGCTTAATATTGTGATGCAAAAGCCTGAATTAACTCCAGGAGAACAGGCCGTTCAATATGGGGAGGCATTATGGAAGTCGCAGCCTGATCTTTGCTGCAGTATTCGAAAAGTGGAACCGTTGAAAAAAGTATTAACGGGTCCAAAGGCATGGCTTTCAGGTTTGAGAAGAGAACAGTCTGTCACTCGTGCTAATGTTGAATTTCTTAATTTGGATCATAAATTTAAAATGATTAAGGTTTGCCCTTTAATCCATTGGACTGAGGATGAGATTTGGGCGTATGTGAAAGCATTCGGACTGCCTTATAACCCGCTTCACGACCAAGGTTATCCAAGTATCGGCTGTGAATATTGCACATTGCCGGTGGCCGCTGGCGGGGATTCACGTTCAGGTCGCTGGTCTTCGTTTAATAAGACAGAGTGTGGTCTTCATACGAGATGA
- the cysC gene encoding adenylyl-sulfate kinase, protein MATSENIVWHSTSVTKKDRQKASGERSAIIWFTGLSGSGKSTLANAVEVELFKRNVKTYLLDGDNIRSGLNKNLGFSEADRKENIRRIGEVAKLFVDSNTIVLTAFISPFIEDRETVRQLVEEGEFIEIYVKASLEACEGRDPKGLYKKARAGQIKDFTGIDSPYEAPEHPDLVVDTEKETIEESTAKIVAFLKEQGIIE, encoded by the coding sequence GTGGCAACTTCAGAAAATATTGTTTGGCATTCCACATCTGTTACAAAGAAGGACCGTCAGAAAGCAAGTGGTGAGCGAAGTGCCATTATCTGGTTCACCGGACTGTCCGGTTCTGGGAAATCCACACTGGCTAATGCTGTTGAGGTCGAATTATTTAAGCGAAATGTAAAGACATACCTGCTAGATGGTGACAATATTCGCAGCGGTCTTAACAAGAATTTGGGCTTTTCTGAAGCCGATCGAAAAGAAAACATTCGTCGGATTGGAGAGGTCGCAAAGTTATTTGTGGATAGCAATACCATTGTATTGACGGCCTTTATTTCTCCTTTTATAGAAGATAGGGAAACAGTCCGACAGCTCGTTGAAGAAGGAGAATTTATCGAGATCTATGTGAAGGCTTCTCTAGAGGCTTGTGAGGGCCGTGATCCAAAGGGCCTTTATAAAAAGGCGCGTGCGGGTCAAATCAAGGATTTTACAGGAATTGATTCTCCTTATGAAGCACCCGAGCATCCAGATCTTGTTGTGGATACGGAAAAGGAAACAATCGAAGAATCAACCGCGAAAATTGTGGCGTTTTTAAAAGAGCAAGGAATTATTGAATAG
- the cobA gene encoding uroporphyrinogen-III C-methyltransferase, protein MLGKVYLVGAGPGDPDLITVKGLKCIQQADVIVYDRLVNQELLNEAKEQAELIYCGKLPNHHTLQQEAINRLLVSHAEKGKIVTRLKGGDPFIFGRGGEEAVKLAQYGIPFEIVPGVTSGSAAAAYAGIPLTHREYSGSVAFITGHEKAGEVDESKWKTLANGIDTLAIYMGVRELPKIVANLVKHGKAAATPIALIEWGTTSKQRTVTGTLETIVRQAAEAKIQNPTMIVIGEVVSLREQIQWFDSLLNKRVQEVL, encoded by the coding sequence ATGCTAGGCAAAGTTTACCTTGTCGGGGCAGGACCTGGTGATCCGGATTTAATCACGGTAAAAGGGTTGAAATGTATTCAGCAAGCAGATGTGATTGTTTACGACCGACTAGTCAATCAGGAGCTGTTAAACGAGGCAAAAGAGCAGGCGGAGTTAATTTACTGCGGTAAGTTGCCCAACCATCATACCCTTCAACAAGAGGCGATCAACCGTCTTTTGGTTTCCCATGCTGAAAAAGGTAAAATCGTGACCCGTTTAAAGGGAGGCGACCCCTTTATCTTTGGAAGAGGCGGGGAAGAAGCGGTTAAGCTTGCTCAGTATGGTATTCCGTTTGAAATTGTGCCAGGTGTGACGTCGGGCTCAGCTGCTGCCGCTTATGCAGGGATACCGCTGACTCACCGAGAATACAGCGGTTCTGTTGCCTTTATAACCGGTCATGAAAAAGCCGGGGAAGTGGATGAAAGCAAGTGGAAAACCTTGGCTAATGGGATCGATACTTTGGCCATCTATATGGGGGTACGGGAGCTGCCCAAAATTGTAGCGAACTTGGTGAAGCATGGAAAAGCCGCTGCAACTCCGATCGCTCTAATTGAATGGGGAACGACATCCAAACAGCGAACGGTCACCGGCACGCTTGAAACCATTGTGAGGCAGGCGGCAGAAGCCAAGATACAAAACCCAACGATGATTGTTATAGGTGAGGTTGTATCTTTACGAGAACAAATTCAGTGGTTCGATTCTCTTCTTAACAAACGGGTTCAGGAGGTCCTGTAA
- a CDS encoding sirohydrochlorin chelatase, giving the protein MQAVLYISHGTRVKRGVDQAVTFIQSCIEHVPVQIQEICFLELVNPSIKKGIERCIKRGATDILIQPVLLLAAGHVKQDIPREIAAISKDYPEIRFHFGDPFGCDSKIIDILSDRIYEKGTPVLGNSAVLLVGRGSSDPDIQEAFKDISQRLWEKEAMPVSTCFLAACEPLLGTGLKNAKTSPFKQIFVIPYLMFTGLLMREMEEAIEALQSPDQTFYLCRPLGSHKNLRTVLVDRVMEGLNLEEVEEVG; this is encoded by the coding sequence ATGCAAGCCGTTCTCTATATCAGTCATGGAACCCGGGTAAAGAGAGGGGTCGATCAGGCTGTCACTTTTATCCAGTCTTGTATCGAGCACGTTCCTGTCCAGATCCAAGAGATTTGCTTCCTCGAATTAGTCAATCCTTCTATTAAAAAGGGAATTGAGAGATGTATTAAGCGCGGGGCTACCGATATATTGATTCAGCCCGTGCTTCTTTTAGCGGCGGGACATGTCAAGCAAGATATTCCAAGAGAAATAGCCGCGATCAGCAAAGATTACCCTGAAATTCGCTTTCACTTTGGTGATCCATTTGGTTGTGATTCTAAGATTATTGATATTCTATCTGACCGAATCTATGAAAAAGGGACTCCAGTCTTGGGGAATTCTGCCGTTTTGCTTGTTGGAAGAGGAAGCTCAGATCCAGATATTCAGGAGGCGTTTAAGGACATTAGTCAGCGCCTATGGGAGAAAGAAGCGATGCCTGTCAGTACTTGTTTTCTAGCAGCTTGTGAGCCTCTCCTTGGCACAGGTCTGAAGAATGCCAAAACCTCTCCCTTTAAGCAAATCTTTGTGATTCCCTATCTCATGTTTACGGGTCTTTTAATGAGGGAGATGGAGGAGGCCATTGAGGCGCTTCAATCTCCTGACCAAACCTTTTATCTTTGCCGGCCTCTTGGTTCTCATAAGAATCTGAGAACAGTCTTGGTGGACCGGGTTATGGAAGGTTTAAATTTAGAAGAGGTTGAAGAAGTAGGATGA
- a CDS encoding NAD(P)-dependent oxidoreductase, with product MSGYPIVLDIKGRTALIIGGGQVAFRKMENLVRGEARVTVISPNLHPSFKGYLERGEMTWIKRDYEEGDEETAFIVIAATDDKALNAIIAKRVSDHQLLNVVSQPSLGNFSSPALVTRGKLTIAIATEGASPLLTKRIKQELEERFEPEFDKYVDFLGQCRALIKNDQLKEQEKHLLLSALLEPIYHSEGEQKKVLDDYEGFKANYL from the coding sequence ATGAGCGGGTATCCAATTGTTTTAGATATTAAAGGGAGAACAGCCCTCATCATAGGCGGCGGCCAAGTGGCTTTTCGAAAGATGGAAAACTTAGTCAGAGGGGAAGCAAGAGTGACGGTCATCAGTCCAAATCTTCACCCTTCATTTAAGGGGTATCTGGAAAGAGGAGAGATGACCTGGATTAAGAGGGACTATGAGGAGGGGGATGAAGAGACCGCTTTTATTGTCATTGCGGCAACTGATGACAAGGCGTTAAATGCAATCATTGCGAAGCGTGTCTCAGATCATCAGCTTCTAAATGTGGTCAGTCAGCCGAGCCTCGGGAATTTTTCCTCACCTGCTCTTGTTACGAGAGGTAAACTGACGATTGCCATTGCTACAGAAGGGGCAAGTCCATTGCTTACCAAAAGAATCAAGCAAGAGCTGGAAGAACGCTTTGAACCGGAATTTGACAAGTATGTGGATTTCCTCGGTCAGTGCCGAGCTCTAATAAAGAACGACCAACTTAAGGAGCAGGAAAAACACCTTTTGCTCAGCGCCTTGCTTGAGCCCATCTATCACTCCGAGGGAGAGCAAAAAAAAGTTCTTGATGATTATGAAGGTTTTAAAGCTAACTATCTATAA
- a CDS encoding PLP-dependent aspartate aminotransferase family protein, whose protein sequence is MKLETKLVQSGNRRDPQTGAVVLPIYHSTTYSHPALGTSTGFDYSRLDNPTRRALEETVASLEGGATGLAFASGMAAIACICQLFKPGDHIISSDDLYGGTYRLFEQVVKPYGVDFTFVDTREQSAIAEAIRPETKAIFIETPSNPTMKICDIQACVALAKKHGILVIVDNTFLTPYFQRPLELGADLVIHSGTKYLGGHNDVLSGILVAKDEELGKSLQFYQNSQGAVLGPQDSWLMLRGLKTLALRMEAHETNTRRVAEWLQDHPIIKKVYYPGLKDHPGRAIQEKQSTGYGGMISFDVENAELVPHILKELKVITFAESLGGVESLMTYPAVQTHADIPKEIRDAIGVTDTLLRFSVGIEHIEDILSDLDQAFNKAKGSVKR, encoded by the coding sequence ATGAAATTAGAGACAAAATTGGTTCAATCAGGGAATCGGAGGGATCCGCAGACTGGAGCTGTTGTTCTTCCAATCTATCATTCGACAACGTACTCGCATCCGGCTCTCGGGACAAGCACGGGTTTTGACTACTCGAGATTGGATAATCCAACCCGCCGAGCTTTAGAAGAAACCGTCGCTTCTTTAGAAGGGGGTGCGACAGGGCTCGCCTTTGCGTCAGGCATGGCAGCGATTGCTTGTATATGTCAGTTGTTCAAGCCTGGTGACCACATTATCTCAAGTGATGATCTTTATGGCGGTACTTATCGTTTGTTTGAACAGGTTGTTAAACCCTATGGAGTCGACTTTACGTTTGTAGATACAAGGGAACAGTCAGCAATTGCCGAAGCCATTCGCCCAGAGACGAAAGCGATTTTTATTGAGACTCCGAGTAATCCTACAATGAAGATTTGTGATATTCAGGCATGTGTGGCTCTAGCTAAAAAACACGGAATATTAGTTATAGTTGATAATACCTTTTTGACACCTTATTTTCAGCGCCCATTAGAGCTAGGTGCCGACCTGGTTATTCATTCGGGTACCAAATATCTTGGCGGCCATAATGATGTTCTAAGCGGGATCTTGGTCGCAAAGGATGAGGAATTAGGAAAAAGTCTTCAATTCTATCAAAATTCACAAGGGGCTGTTCTTGGTCCGCAAGACAGCTGGTTAATGCTTCGCGGTCTTAAGACGTTAGCGCTAAGAATGGAAGCACATGAGACGAATACAAGACGTGTTGCTGAATGGCTACAGGATCACCCCATTATTAAGAAGGTCTATTATCCGGGGCTAAAGGATCATCCAGGACGTGCCATTCAAGAGAAGCAATCAACGGGGTATGGCGGGATGATTTCCTTTGATGTGGAGAATGCGGAGCTTGTCCCTCACATTTTGAAAGAGTTAAAAGTCATCACCTTTGCCGAGAGTTTGGGTGGTGTTGAATCGCTCATGACGTATCCTGCTGTGCAAACACATGCGGATATTCCAAAAGAGATCCGTGATGCGATTGGCGTGACCGATACACTTCTCCGATTCTCAGTAGGGATCGAACATATTGAGGACATTTTATCTGACCTGGATCAAGCCTTTAATAAAGCGAAGGGGAGCGTGAAACGATGA
- a CDS encoding aminotransferase class I/II-fold pyridoxal phosphate-dependent enzyme — translation MKFETLNLHTGVEVDGQTGAASVPIYQASTFHQFDWDQPPEFDYARSGNPTRQALEKIIAELEGGKAGFAFASGMAAITSVFLTLEAGSHVVACEDIYGGAFRALSQIFPRLGITTTFVDLTDLSQLEKAVRPETKAIYIETPSNPQLRVIDLKAVAQFAKEKGLLSIVDNTFMSPYLQNPHALGWDVVIHSATKFIGGHSDVVAGLVTVNSEELSQKVYQIQNGFGSILGVHDSWLVMRGIKTLSARMKQSQETAQKLAAYFDQHPLVKQVYYPGLAHHPGALLHQSQAKGPGAVLSFELESEEAVRRLVEHLRLPLFAVSLGAVESILSYPARMSHAAMPREERHARGISDGLLRLSVGLEDTDDLIADFDQALAAIAAAASTTK, via the coding sequence ATGAAGTTTGAAACGTTAAACCTACATACGGGAGTTGAGGTTGATGGGCAAACGGGAGCGGCAAGTGTTCCTATTTACCAAGCCTCAACCTTTCATCAGTTTGACTGGGATCAACCTCCTGAATTTGATTATGCCCGATCTGGAAATCCAACGAGACAGGCGTTAGAAAAAATCATCGCTGAACTGGAGGGGGGAAAGGCTGGCTTTGCATTTGCATCGGGAATGGCCGCAATCACGAGTGTCTTTTTAACCCTTGAAGCGGGAAGTCATGTGGTGGCCTGCGAGGATATTTATGGGGGGGCATTCAGAGCCCTTTCGCAAATTTTTCCTAGACTAGGGATTACAACTACCTTTGTTGACCTTACCGATCTCTCTCAACTAGAGAAAGCGGTCCGTCCAGAGACGAAAGCGATTTATATTGAAACCCCTTCTAATCCACAGCTTCGGGTTATTGACTTAAAAGCAGTGGCTCAATTTGCCAAAGAAAAAGGTCTATTGTCCATTGTGGATAATACCTTTATGTCACCTTATTTGCAGAACCCCCATGCCCTTGGCTGGGATGTTGTGATTCACTCTGCAACCAAGTTTATTGGCGGCCATTCTGATGTTGTAGCAGGACTCGTGACCGTTAACTCAGAGGAACTGTCGCAAAAAGTGTACCAGATTCAAAATGGTTTTGGCAGCATATTGGGTGTTCATGATTCATGGCTTGTGATGAGGGGAATTAAAACCCTTTCAGCACGGATGAAGCAAAGCCAGGAAACCGCGCAAAAGCTTGCCGCTTATTTTGATCAGCATCCGCTGGTTAAGCAGGTGTATTATCCTGGATTAGCGCATCACCCCGGTGCTCTCCTGCATCAATCGCAAGCTAAAGGCCCGGGAGCGGTTCTTTCCTTTGAATTGGAATCAGAAGAGGCGGTTCGCCGTTTAGTCGAACACCTTCGACTTCCGTTGTTTGCCGTCAGTCTAGGGGCTGTAGAAAGCATTCTTTCTTACCCGGCACGCATGTCTCATGCAGCGATGCCGCGTGAAGAACGGCATGCACGAGGGATATCGGATGGTCTTCTCCGATTATCGGTTGGACTAGAAGACACAGATGATCTGATTGCGGACTTCGACCAAGCCTTGGCAGCCATTGCAGCCGCAGCCTCTACAACAAAATAA